One region of Thunnus albacares chromosome 20, fThuAlb1.1, whole genome shotgun sequence genomic DNA includes:
- the LOC122970985 gene encoding L-seryl-tRNA(Sec) kinase — protein MAAERAGSVGRAPACLCVLCGLPAAGKSTLSRTVCSTAAQQGWRSTVVSYDDLIPEHAFHATVSGEDAKLQEMHTEWKLHRQAVLQCIEQFLKKPEVLAMLPSSCQINSAAWERCIQALLEPETSERSQADRAPLVFLLDDNFYYPSMRYEVFQLARKYSLGFCQVYLQCNLESCISRNQSRSEPIPTEVILEMTKRLESPNPQKNSWETNSILLNTSDSVSKNDIQRVMELISSALSNPLSPVDDNMEQKEADRQKCAASVVHQADQTCRRLISEAMKTARESQVRPDHMRSLATQLNESKARFLHNLRKQFLQEVPFNQEEDIDVERVVKRAVDVFDSEKKELLLRIINDNS, from the exons ATGGCAGCGGAGCGGGCTGGGAGTGTCGGCCGGGCTCCggcctgtctgtgtgtcctcTGCGGGCTGCCTGCAGCTGGGAAGTCCACGCTGTCCCGCACGGTCTGCAGCACCGCTGCTCAGCAAGGGTGGAGGTCCACTGTGGTGTCCTATGATGACCTGATCCCCGAGCATGCGTTTCATGCCACAGTGTCAGGGGAAGATGCCAAACTGCAAGAAATG CACACAGAATGGAAGTTGCACAGACAGGCAGTGTTGCAGTGTATTGAGCAGTTCTTGAAGAAGCCTGAAGTGTTGGCGATGCTACCTAGCAGTTGTCAGATCAACAGTGCTGCATGGGAAAGATGCATCCAAGCTCTGCTGGAGCCAGAAACTTCAGAACGCTCTCAGGCTGACAGGGCACCACTCGTGTTTCTACTAGATGACAACTTCTACTATCCAAGCATGAGATATGAAGTTTTCCAACTTGCAAGAAAGT ATTCGCTGGGCTTTTGCCAGGTGTATCTGCAGTGCAATTTGGAGTCATGCATCAGCAGAAACCAGAGCAGGTCTGAGCCCATTCCCACTGAGGTGATATTGGAGATGACAAAGCGTTTAGAGTCTCCAAATCCACAGAAAAACTCATGGGAGACAAACAGCATTTTACTCAACacttcagacagtgtttccaaAAATGACAT TCAGAGGGTGATGGAGTTGATCTCCTCTGCACTGAGCAACCCGCTGAGCCCGGTTGACGACAACATGGAACAAAAG GAAGCTGACCGCCAGAAATGTGCCGCTAGTGTGGTTCACCAGGCAGACCAGACCTGTCGACGCCTGATCTCTGAAGCGATGAAGACTGCCAGAG AAAGTCAAGTTCGCCCTGATCATATGAGGTCCTTGGCCACTCAGCTGAACGAATCCAAAGCGAGATTTCTTCACAACCTGCGGAAACAGTTCCTACAGGAAGTGCCTTTCAATCAAGAAGAGGACATCGATGTGGAACGTGTGGTGAAAAGAGCAGTGGATGTttttgacagtgaaaaaaagGAACTCTTGTTGAGAATCATAAATGACAATTCTTGA
- the LOC122970987 gene encoding zinc finger protein Pegasus-like → MEEIKTEPVDFVKEFQEYLTQQTQHVNMISGSVCGEKESAEAFPAVAPRSEQNGLDPPSVEVSLSVEDGSDVQMDGLERTCDGKYKCSYCSYANKGMARLIEHIRIHTGEKPHRCQLCPFASAYERHLEAHMRSHTGEKPYKCDLCAFRCSDRSNLSHHRRRRHKLLPARVVRSPFSNKRMLTALQKRTGSLGFSRRLLINFSPPSVVMPKSDYLNDLSHKLHHHLNSSEYKNLPRVDETDNCNRGANGLTFNNPLDQLSTLAGQLADLHPESQTPASPDRESLKDEKPILIQQVSGTPVVVCSNGVQTSPPKKESPTSDHRSCSPEPGLGCENSMNTLTASVSNSQPSTPTPVLTTPDQHLLQKCQHCEIHFSDNILYTIHMGCHGYEHPFRCNICGHMCTDKYDFACHFARGQHKK, encoded by the exons atggaagAGATTAAGACCGAGCCTGTGGATTTTGTGAAGGAATTCCAAGAATACCTGACACAGCAAACCCAGCATGTCAACATGATCTCAGGCTCTGTTTGTGGAGAAAAAGAGTCAGCAGAGGCGTTTCCAGCCG ttgCCCCGAGGAGTGAGCAGAATGGTCTGGACCCTCCGTCTGTGGAAGTGAGCCTGTCAGTGGAGGATGGTTCAGATGTACAAATGGACGGCCTGGAGAGGACCTGCGATGGAAAGTACAAATGCAGCTACTGCAGCTATGCCAACAAGGGCATGGCTCGTTTAATAGAGCACATCAGGATCCACACAG GAGAAAAGCCTCACCGCTGCCAACTGTGCCCGTTTGCTTCAGCGTATGAGCGCCACTTGGAAGCCCACATGCGCTCGCATACAGGAGAGAAGCCATACAAGTGTGACCTCTGCGCCTTCCGCTGTAGCGACCGCAGCAATCTGTCGCACCACCGTCGCCGCCGCCACAAGCTTCTGCCTGCAAGGGTAGTACGCTCTCCCTTCTCCAACAAGAGAATGTTGACCGCCCTGCAGAAGAGGACGGGCTCACTGGGCTTCAGCAGGCGACTACTCATCAATTTCAGCCCTCCCTCTGTGGTGATGCCAAAGTCGGATTATCTGAATGACTTGTCTCACAAGCTCCACCATCATTTGAACAGCAGTGAGTACAAGAATCTTCCCAGGGTGGATGAGACTGATAATTGCAACAGAGGTGCTAATGGTTTGACGTTTAATAACCCACTGGACCAGCTGTCTACACTTGCTGGCCAGTTGGCTGACCTTCACCCTGAGTCTCAGACTCCTGCATCCCCAGACAGGGAGTCCTTAAAAGACGAGAAGCCCATCCTTATTCAGCAGGTCTCTGGTACACCAGTTGTGGTGTGTTCAAATGGAGTGCAGACATCCCCACCTAAAAAAGAATCTCCCACCTCAGACCACCGGAGCTGCAGTCCTGAGCCTGGCCTCGGCTGTGAGAACAGCATGAACACACTTACTGCGAGTGTTAGCAACAGCCAGCCGAGCACACCCACCCCTGTCCTGACCACACCAGACCAACACCTTTTGCAAAAATGCCAGCACTGTGAAATTCACTTTTCTGACAATATCCTCTACACCATTCACATGGGTTGCCATGGCTACGAACATCCATTCCGATGCAACATCTGCGGTCACATGTGCACAGACAAATATGACTTTGCATGTCATTTTGCTCGAGGGCAACATAAAAAGTGA
- the acadsb gene encoding short/branched chain specific acyl-CoA dehydrogenase, mitochondrial: MASPLFRTFSKSCRQISRQWGACQAGWRSRSTKSAPHVSSEQAAGVVAFPPLQTYSEEESMMREAVKKYAQERIAPFVSKMDENSVMDEEVIKSLFEQGLMGIEIDPEYGGTGSTFFSSILVIEELAKVDPSVAVLCDIQNTLINTLVSNLGTPDQKEQYLSRLSTDMIGSFCLSEAASGSDAFALKTRAEKHKDYYVINGAKLWISNAEHAGVFLVMANVDPSAGYRGITCFIVDRDTEGLEICKKENKLGLRASSTCPLNFDNVKVPEQNILGHIGHGYKYAIGMLNEGRIGIAAQMVGLAQGCFDQTIPYTKQRVQFGKRIFDFQGMQHQIAHVATQIEAARLLTYNAARLKEAGRPFIKEACMAKYFAAEVATLTTSKCIEWMGGVGFTKDYPIEKYYRDCKIGTIYEGTTNIQLTTMAKFIDKEYDS, from the exons ATGGCTTCTCCGTTGTTTAGGACTTTCTCAAAG TCTTGCAGACAGATCTCTCGACAATGGGGTGCATGCCAGGCTGGATGGAGGAGCAGGTCCACCAAATCTGCCCCACATGTGTCCTCAGAGCAGGCGGCTGGGGTGGTCGCCTTCCCTCCCCTGCAGACATattcagaggaggagagcaTGATGAGGGAAGCAG TTAAAAAGTATGCACAAGAGCGCATTGCCCCATTTGTGTCAAAGATGGATGAAAATTCTGTCATGGACGAGGAAGTGATAAAATCTCTCTTTGAACAGGGT CTCATGGGAATTGAGATTGACCCAGAATACGGTGGCACTGGCTCTACATTCTTCTCCTCCATTCTGGTCATTGAGGAACTGGCGAAGGTGGACCCCTCTGTGGCTGTGCTCTGCGACATCCAGAACACACTGATCAACACACTGGTTTCCAATCTTGGTACGCCAGATCAGAAAGAGCAATACCTCAGCCGACTGTCAACTGACATG ATTGGTAGCTTTTGCCTTTCTGAGGCAGCGTCAGGAAGTGACGCCTTTGCTCTGAAGACACGTGCTGAAAAACACAAGGACTATTACGTCATCAATGGAGCCAAGTTGTGGATCAGTAATGCAGAGCATGCAGGTGTATTCCTGGTGATGGCCAATGTAGACCCCTCCGCT GGATACAGAGGCATCACCTGCTTCATTGTAGACCGGGACACGGAGGGACTTGAGATTTGCAAGAAGGAGAACAAGCTCGGCCTGCGCGCTTCCTCCACCTGCCCGCTCAACTTTGACAATGTCAAG GTACCAGAGCAGAACATTTTGGGACACATCGGTCATGGGTATAAGTATGCCATCGGAATGTTGAACGAAGGCAGGATTGGAATCGCTGCTCAG aTGGTGGGGCTGGCACAGGGTTGCTTTGACCAGACTATTCCTTACACAAAACAGAGGGTGCAATTTGGAAAACGTATCTTTGACTTCCAG GGCATGCAGCACCAAATAGCCCACGTAGCAACACAGATTGAAGCTGCTCGGCTGCTGACGTACAACGCTGCTCGTCTGAAGGAAGCTGGCAGACCTTTCATTAAGGAGGCCTGCATGGCTAAATACTTCGCTGCAGAG gTTGCAACCTTAACCACATCTAAATGCATCGAATGGATGGGTGGAGTGGGCTTCACCAAAGACTACCCCATAGAGAAATACTACAGAGACTGTAAAATTG GCACCATTTATGAGGGCACGACAAATATCCAGCTCACTACTATGGCCAAGTTCATTGATAAGGAATATGACAGCTGA
- the hmx3b gene encoding homeobox protein HMX3-B → MADSDAQETRQPAKDSPFSIKNLLNIEDKPTKPKTVLASSKGVFEGSLFSRLGDLSFPRFELPTQRIGLSAQYLERASTWWYPYTLGTHLRTGGSEKANLREPLPVHDRRSPDLQKSDQDAKEESADDDIALDESDAEEPKKDTDQEDDWRRKTDDLDSDKKPCRKKKTRTVFSRSQVFQLESTFDIKRYLSSSERAGLAASLHLTETQVKIWFQNRRNKWKRQLAAELEAANLSHAAAQRIVRVPILYHENGAPESTGGPAGNSQGSQSLLAFPHHMYYSHPVPLLRPV, encoded by the exons ATGGCAGACTCTGATGCGCAAGAGACTCGCCAACCTGCAAAAGACTCACCGTTCTCCATAAAGAACCTACTGAACATCGAAGACAAACCCACGAAGCCGAAAACTGTCCTCGCCTCATCTAAAGGAGTGTTTGAAGGCAGCCTCTTCTCTCGGCTCGGTGACTTATCTTTCCCTCGGTTTGAGTTGCCCACACAGAGAATTGGACTATCAGCGCAGTATTTGGAAAGAGCGTCTACCTGGTGGTACCCATACACACTCGGGACTCATCTGAGGACTGGAG GGTCTGAGAAGGCCAACCTGAGGGAACCCCTGCCGGTACATGACAGGCGCTCCCCTGATCTCCAAAAAAGTGACCAAGATGCCAAAGAGGAAAGCGCAGACGACGATATCGCGCTAGATGAAAGTGACGCAGAAGAACCAAAGAAAGACACAGACCAGGAGGACGACTGGAGGAGAAAAACGGACGATCTGGACTCCGACAAGAAGCCTtgcaggaagaagaagacgCGCACGGTGTTTTCCAGGAGTCAGGTCTTCCAGCTGGAGTCCACCTTCGACATCAAGCGCTACCTAAGCAGCTCGGAGAGAGCAGGCCTCGCCGCGTCACTGCACCTGACGGAGACACAGGTCAAAATCTGGTTTCAGAACCGGAGGAATAAGTGGAAAAGGCAGCTGGCCGCGGAGCTGGAGGCGGCCAACCTGAGCCATGCGGCGGCGCAGAGGATTGTGCGGGTTCCCATACTTTACCACGAGAACGGAGCCCCAGAATCGACCGGGGGTCCCGCTGGAAACTCACAGGGCAGCCAGTCCCTGCTGGCTTTTCCCCACCACATGTACTATTCCCACCCTGTCCCGTTGCTGAGGCCTGTTTAG
- the bub3 gene encoding mitotic checkpoint protein BUB3 isoform X2 — protein MTGSNEYKLNQGPEDSISAVKFSPSTAQFLLVSSWDCTVRLYDVGGNTMRMKYQHTAPVLDCAFYDPTHSWSGGLDAQLKTHDLNTDQDTIVGTHDAPIRCVEYCPEVNVMVTGSWDRSVRLWDPRTPCNAGTFTQPEKVYTLSVAGDRLIVGTAGRRVLVWDLRNMGYVQQRRESSLKYQTRCIRAFPNKQGYVLSSIEGRVAVEYLDPSQEVQKKKYAFKCHRLKEEGIEHVYPVNAISFHSVHNTFATGGSDGFVNIWDPFNKKRLCQFHRYPTSIASLAFNNDGTMLAIASSYMHEKGDISHPEDAIFIRQVTDAETKPK, from the exons ATGACAGGCTCAAATGAGTACAAGTTGAACCAGGGACCAGAGGACAGCATCTCTGCTGTCAAGTTCAGCCCCAGCACAGCTCAGTTCCTGCTGGTTTCCTCCTGGGACTGCACTGTCCGTCTCTATGATGTTGGAGGAAACACCATGAGGATGAAGTACCAGCACACAGCTCCAGTTCTTGACTGTGCTTTTTAT GACCCAACACATTCTTGGAGTGGAGGTTTAGATGCACAGTTAAAAACTCATGATTTGAACACAGACCAAG ATACAATAGTCGGGACACATGATGCCCCCATTCGTTGTGTGGAATACTGCCCAGAGGTTAATGTCATGGTAACGGGCAGCTGGGACAGATCAGTTCGGCTGTGGGATCCAAGGACGCCTTGCAACGCAGGCACCTTTACTCAGCCTGAGAAG GTGTACACGCTGTCTGTGGCTGGAGATAGACTGATCGTTGGCACAGCTGGAAGACGAGTCCTGGTGTGGGATTTGAGAAACATGGGCTACGTACAGCAAAGAAGAGAGTCCAGTCTCAAGTATCAGACTCGCTGCATAAGAGCCTTCCCCAACAAACAG GGCTACGTCTTGAGTTCAATTGAGGGACGTGTAGCTGTGGAGTACCTGGACCCAAGCCAGGAGGTTCAGAAGAAGAAGTACGCCTTCAAGTGCCACAGGCTGAAGGAAGAGGGAATCGAGCATGTTTACCCTGTCAATGCCATCTCATTTCACAGTGTTCATAACACCTTTGCCACAG GTGGCTCGGACGGCTTTGTGAACATCTGGGATCCTTTCAACAAGAAACGCCTTTGTCAGTTCCATCGGTACCCAACCAGCATCGCCTCACTGGCTTTCAATAACGATGGCACCATGCTTGCCATCGCCTCCTCCTACATGCACGAGAAGGGAGACATCAGCCACCCAGAGGACGCCATCTTCATCCGCCAAGTCACAGATGCCGAGACCAAGCCCAAGTGA
- the bub3 gene encoding mitotic checkpoint protein BUB3 isoform X1 codes for MTGSNEYKLNQGPEDSISAVKFSPSTAQFLLVSSWDCTVRLYDVGGNTMRMKYQHTAPVLDCAFYDPTHSWSGGLDAQLKTHDLNTDQDTIVGTHDAPIRCVEYCPEVNVMVTGSWDRSVRLWDPRTPCNAGTFTQPEKVYTLSVAGDRLIVGTAGRRVLVWDLRNMGYVQQRRESSLKYQTRCIRAFPNKQGYVLSSIEGRVAVEYLDPSQEVQKKKYAFKCHRLKEEGIEHVYPVNAISFHSVHNTFATGGSDGFVNIWDPFNKKRLCQFHRYPTSIASLAFNNDGTMLAIASSYMHEKGDISHPEDAIFIRQVTDAETKPKST; via the exons ATGACAGGCTCAAATGAGTACAAGTTGAACCAGGGACCAGAGGACAGCATCTCTGCTGTCAAGTTCAGCCCCAGCACAGCTCAGTTCCTGCTGGTTTCCTCCTGGGACTGCACTGTCCGTCTCTATGATGTTGGAGGAAACACCATGAGGATGAAGTACCAGCACACAGCTCCAGTTCTTGACTGTGCTTTTTAT GACCCAACACATTCTTGGAGTGGAGGTTTAGATGCACAGTTAAAAACTCATGATTTGAACACAGACCAAG ATACAATAGTCGGGACACATGATGCCCCCATTCGTTGTGTGGAATACTGCCCAGAGGTTAATGTCATGGTAACGGGCAGCTGGGACAGATCAGTTCGGCTGTGGGATCCAAGGACGCCTTGCAACGCAGGCACCTTTACTCAGCCTGAGAAG GTGTACACGCTGTCTGTGGCTGGAGATAGACTGATCGTTGGCACAGCTGGAAGACGAGTCCTGGTGTGGGATTTGAGAAACATGGGCTACGTACAGCAAAGAAGAGAGTCCAGTCTCAAGTATCAGACTCGCTGCATAAGAGCCTTCCCCAACAAACAG GGCTACGTCTTGAGTTCAATTGAGGGACGTGTAGCTGTGGAGTACCTGGACCCAAGCCAGGAGGTTCAGAAGAAGAAGTACGCCTTCAAGTGCCACAGGCTGAAGGAAGAGGGAATCGAGCATGTTTACCCTGTCAATGCCATCTCATTTCACAGTGTTCATAACACCTTTGCCACAG GTGGCTCGGACGGCTTTGTGAACATCTGGGATCCTTTCAACAAGAAACGCCTTTGTCAGTTCCATCGGTACCCAACCAGCATCGCCTCACTGGCTTTCAATAACGATGGCACCATGCTTGCCATCGCCTCCTCCTACATGCACGAGAAGGGAGACATCAGCCACCCAGAGGACGCCATCTTCATCCGCCAAGTCACAGATGCCGAGACCAAGCCCAA GTCAACCTAA